The genomic region CCACCCGGAACGCCCGGAACGCCTGCAAACCATTCGCCGCCACCTGGAACAGGTGGGCTTGGCGCCCCATCTTCACTGGCGGAAGCCCCCCGACGCGACCCACGAGCATATCGCCGCCGTTCATAGCCAGCGCCACATCATGCAGGTGGAACAAGCCGCCCTGCGCGCTGCAGCCATGCAACGCCTGGTCTATCTCGACCCCGACACGTATGTCAACGCTGCTTCATTCGACGCCGCATGCCGTGCGGCAGGCGCTGCGTGTGCCGCTGTGGAAGCGGTGGCAACGGGCGAAACAAAACGCGCGATGGCGCTTGTACGCCCCCCTGGTCATCACGCCACCCGCGACCAAGCGATGGGCTTTTGCCTTTTCAACAACATTGCTATCGCCGCTCGCCATGCGCAGCGTCATGGGCTGGCGCGCATTTTCATTCTCGATTGGGACGTGCATCATGGCAACGGCACGCAAGAGATTTTCTACACCGACCCCACTGTCTTTTTCTTCTCGGTGCACCAATACCCCTTCTACCCCGGCACCGGGCATTGGCGCGAGCAAGGCGCTGACGCGGGGAAAGGCTTTACGCTGAATGTGCCCTTGCCGGCGGGTATGGGGGATGCAGGCTACATGCTGGTATGGGAGCGCCTGCTTGCCCCAGCGCTCCACACATTCCAGCCCGATTTGATTCTGGTTTCAGCCGGCTACGATGCGCATATCACCGACCCGCTTGGCGGCATGCGCATTACAACAGCGGGGTTTGCCTGGCTCGCACAGGAAACGATGCGCTACGCGGAGGCATTGGGCGCGCCGGTTGTGGCACTGTTAGAAGGGGGATACAACCCGCCGGCGCTCGCCGAAAGCGTGGAAATGACGATACGCGCCATGCGCGGCGAGGCGTTGGACGCCATTCTCGCCACGCTGGACGCCACACCCACCCCAGATGAAGCGGCAATTATTGAAGAATTGGTGCGCCTCATACAGCCGCCGCCGACGGCGTAGGCGCAGGTCTATCTCCCAGAAGATCAAGCAGTCCACGGGCAATCGTCAGCGCCGCGTCAGGTTGCGCCATGCGGCGTGCATGTGCCGCCATGGCTTCATAGCGCGGCGTTGGACGCCCGGCCGTATCAAACAACTGATGCAACGCTGCGATGATATCAGATGGCTTGGGCGTGTAGAACGCCGCGCCGCCATCCACCACCCAGGAGACATTCCCCGCTTCTTGACCGGGTATGTACTCGCCAATGAGCAATGGTCGCCCCGCCGTCAGCGCCTCGGCAATCGTGCCAGGCCCCGCTTTGGTAATCAACACGTCCGCCGCCGCCATGCGGGTTGGAATATCCCGCACAAAGCCACACACGACCGTGGGAAGCGGCCATTCTTGCGCGGACAAACGACGGTAAAGCCGTTTGTTGCGCCCACACACCACCATCAGGCTGAGCGGCAAACCACTTTGCGCCACCGCTTCCGCCTGCGCTCGCAGAGGTCCTGTGCCTTCACCCCCACCCATGATGAGCACAAGCGGACGGTCGGGGGGAAGCCCAAACGCCCGTTTCAAGTCTGCTGGATGGCCTTGCGGTTCACCAAAACGGGGGTGAATAGGCTGCCCGGCTACCGTAATCCGCGACGCCGGTACGCCATATCGGCGTGCACGCGCAGCAACATCCTGGCTGGGCACGTAGTAGGCGGTGGCGTCCGGGCAAAACCAAAAGGGGTGCGCCACCGACAAATCAGTCACCACGACGACAAACGGCGTCTGCGGCGCCACACGGCGCAACACGCGCGCCACAGCCGTTGTCGCCAAGCCGTGTACGCTGACGACAATATCGGGGCGTTCTTCGCGGAAAATCCGCGCCAGCCCCGCCCCATACACTTTCTCGATATACGTTGTCCCTATCCACCGCACCGGGCGCGGATAGGTTGCATAAAATGACAGCCCCCACAGCCAGGGCGCATAATTCACCACAGGCCCATACATGTCGCCGGCGCGATTGAACGGTGCGCGCGCGGTCTCTTTCATAAAATCAACAATGCGGCACGCCACCGCACCCGGCTCAGCCACCTGTTCCAAAGCGGCTACCAGCGCCTCAGCGGCTGCACGATGCCCGCCGCCGGTATCGGCTATCAAAAATAACACTCGCTTCATTATAACTCCCGCTTCGCCTCTTGCTTCACTTCTGTTTCCCAACCTACATCAGCGCTCGTTGCGCCTGTGGCGTGTGGTGGAAGCGCACCATCACGCCCGAAACCGGCTATGCCCGTCGGCACAAAGTGGTAGCGGTGCGCCAGCGCCACCGTGATGGTGGCTACCACGAGCACGAGAATGCCCACCAGAACCGCAACCGTGGGAATACCAAAGTGGTCTGCTAGCCAACCAGCCAGCAACATCGGCGGCATGCCCACAATGTTCGCCGCCATAAACTGCGCTGCAAACACCCGCCCGCGCATGTGAGGCGTTGTGCGTTCTTGCAACATGGTTTGGGACGGAATGCCCACCATGGCAAAGCCGCCACCCAACACAAAGGAAATCGCACTCGTCATCAAAATCACCAGACGCTGCGCTGCCTGCGCTTGCCAGCCGGCTAGCCCCAACGCCCCCAGCGCCACGCCAATCAGCACCAACCCCGTGTTGGAAAGTGTTTCGCGCCGCCAACGCCCCCCGTAGCGCCCAATCAGCACTGTACCAAGGAACAACCCAGCGCCTGCGGGAGCAAAAATGTAGACCGCGTCTTCCTGGTTCACATGGAGAACACGCGCAGCAAATCCCGGCGCGAGCAGCGCCATAATCATGATGGTGAGCGCTGTCAGCGTAAGGTTGATGAGCGGCACCCACAAAACGGGGAGACGCCGAATGTACGCCCAGCCCTCGCGGAAATCGCGCACGGTTTTGCGCCAAGAGGCGGTTCCGCCCACCAGGCGCGGCGGCTGGTCGGGTGGGATGGTGGTCAAAAGCCAGGTTGCAATGGCGTACATCAGCGCAATGACTAAAAAGGCCAGTTTGAGCCCGCCATCAACGCCGAATAATGCTTGCCCCACTTTGATGACAAGGGGGAAGACGACCAACAAGCCAAAAATTTGGGTGGCGATGAGTGTGATATTGAAGAGCGAATTGGCGAGCAACAACGCGCGTTTGGGCACATGTTGCGGAATAACCGCCGCCAATGCCGGACCAAAAAACTGTCCCAATGCTGAGGAGCAGAAGGTGATGAGGTATATCCAGAGCAAAAGTGAACGCCCATGCAAAAAGGTCAACGCAAAGACATAACTCAACGCCGTCAGGATACGCAGCGCGTTGCTCCATATCATGATGCGCTTGCGCGAAAAACGATCAACCACAATGCCGGAAAGCGCACTGAAAATGACGGCGGGGATGGTAAACGCCAGAATCATGATGCCGACGTGGCTACTTGAATGCGTCAGGCGGTCAATCATGACCACCTGCACAAAGTGGATGCCGTTCTTCGCTGTTTGCGAGAGCGTTTGGCTCATCCACAGTGTGCGGAATGTACGCAAACGCAGCAAATCGCGGTACGATTGTGGGGCGTCTTGTTCCTCGTGCGTCACGATACGCCCCCAGTCGCTGTTTCATCCTGCGAGGGAAGCACGCGCTTGACGCGCTTGTTGAACACATCGCGCGGAATGAGCACACGGCGACCACAGGTTTCGCAGACCATGCCGATATCGGCGCCCACGCGCACAATGCGCCACGTGCGCCCGCCACACGGATGCGGTTTTCGCATTTCGACACGGTCGTCCAGGTGCACCTGCACTGTCCGCATACCTCCCTCCTCCTCACGAGAACGGCGCGAATTATACCAAACGTGAAGTGTCTGCCAATTGCGCATGGTTTTCAAGTGAAGAGGAAGCAACCAAAAGCGGGGAAAGTGGTTTGAGGGGGTGGGGGTATGTTCTGGAAGCAAACGCGCCAGGCGGTGCAAAAGGCGAGCAGGCGATCAATCAATGGCGTTGAAGCCGCCAACGCCAAACAGCCAGCATAAGCAAGCCTGCGCCTGCTTCGACCACACCTATCACCTGTTCCACACGCCACATGCCAATCCAAACACCCGCATCGCCACGCACAAATCCCAGCAGGGCGTGCTGAGCGCCGAACGCCACAAGCCATACCCAGGCAGCAAACCCTGAATGCCTCTGCACACGCCAAATACCGACGAGCAAAAGCGCCACAATCGCGTACCACGCACTTGCCACCAGCGCCAAGGGGAACCGCGCACTTTCGATACCCGCTGCGTCAGGCAGTAGCATGCCGCCACGCCACAGGCTTCCATACACCACCGGGTGGAGCAACATACCCAACCAGCCAACCGCCAATGCCACCGACGCACCGCTTGCCAGCGCATCGGCGATTTTCCACCTATCACGCCCTGGCGCTGCGAACCACCATGCCACCAGCGCACCTATGAGTGCACCATGCGCACTTCCCATCATCCAATCGGGGCGTAGAAATGCTCGCCACTCACCGCCGGCGCCCAGCACAGCCCCCAAACGCGCGCCCACCGCCATGCCAACAAGGACTCCCGCGAACAGGCGAGAGAGGTATCGCGCAGAGAGACCTGCTTGGAGCGCCATGCCGCCAGCGACCAATCCCCCAGCCCCCAATGCCCCCAAGAGAAGCCAAACATAGGCTGTATTCACGCTGTCTCTCCCCCTCCACACATTCATTACATTCACTGCATGATGGCACATGGTACAACGCTTGGTGCTAGGGGCAAGCGTGAAGTGGGTTGGGCTGGGTATCTGGTGAGGGTAAACAAGAAGAGGCATAAGAGTGTTTGATGGGTTTCAATCCCTCATAGGTAGGCTAAAAACGCAAGACTGCTCACCGTTGTAGGCGGCCTCGAACACGACAAGGGCGTCCGTCCCGTACCCGCGGAGAGACGGGTACCGGTACCGGACTTCCAGCGCCCAGGGTTGCCCCGGCGCTGGAAACAGGTCGTTGCGCCACAGGCGCGTGTTCTCGCGCTTTGTGATGTCACTGTCAACTAAAACTGTATCGCCTGTGCAATCTACTGATTGTATTCTCTCGACCGCCCAACCAGCGGTACACGCCCCACCATTGAAAGTTTCAAACTGGTAAGGGGTGTATACTGGTCCTTGCGCCATCGCTACATTACTGTGGAAAACAAGGATTAGGGCGAAGACCGTCGTAATGTAATAGTGGATATGTCGCATCCCCATCGTATCTCCTGATCAACCCTCGCGTCCCAATCCAGTTCATTGTGGAACCGGAAGACAAGCCGCATGCGTCCGTCGCTGTCAACAATATCTTTTTTCAGATTATTGATCTCGTAAGTGTACTGATAGGTTACTGAGTCATCAGGACCCAATTGGAATTGCTGAAGAGGTGTATTTTCAAATTTATCCCAGTGGTATTTGACAGCATCTACTTGCCCCTCCACATCCCGAAGGGAGCCAGCCCATGTCCCCTTGTGGATAGAGAGCGTTGCTTGTTCAGGGTACATCGCGGCAAACCAGACGGAATTACAAGTGATTGCCATTGAGTCAGGTTGCCAAGAAAGGTCGGGGAGACTTACCTCTAAAAACGAGCGGTAAAATTCATAAAGAGGATCTGGGAAGTAGAACATCTCAATGCCAGCAAAGCCAGTGTCCGTTGCCCAAGGGATATTATAGTTATGGAATGGTGGATTTATTGCTTCTTCTTTTGTACGCCCCTCTTGATAGTGACTTCCTGCAATGGCATCATCCCCTGATATGATGTACTCCAACGGTTGAGGCGCTGCGATCAGCGGAAGATACAACGTCTTCCCCGCACCCCCGCCCGCCAAGGCGCCTCGTGTAAGGACGAAGGCGCATCCCAATACAAAAATTGCGAACAAGATACGACGTTTCACAGAGAGCCTCCTTTGTTATGGGTTGGTAATAAACGGGACAAACACATGGAAGATTGTATCATTGCACCATTTTACACAAATCCGCCCGCGCATGAGCGTCTCCGTGTCAACATACCCATACTCACGCCCCTGCGCCGGCGGTGCTAGGTGTTGGTGGTAGAGAGAGACGTTTCAATCCCTCATAGGTAGGCTAAAAACGTTCCTCACGCTAGCGTCCCTCCAGCATTTCGACTGGTTAGTTTCAATCCCTCATAGGTAGGCTAAAAACAAGAATTTTCGCCACGAAGAAACAGAGCCGGCTGGGGTTTCAATCCCTCATAGGTAGGCTAAAAACGTCCCTCCTCATTCAGTTTTCACCATCGGAGCCAGAGTTTCAATCCCTCATAGGTAGGCTAAAAACTTTACAACCTCGATGCTCGACCGCGGCGTGTGTGGTGTTTCAATCCCTCATAGGTAGGCTAAAAACCCGGCCGCGCGGCCGGCGTGCGTGTGGTGTTGGGCGCGGTTTCAATCCCTCATAGGTAGGCTAAAAACGAAAATGTCAAGGAGAAGAAAGCGCGGAACGAAAAGTTTCAATCCCTCATAGGTAGGCTAAAAACGCGAGGGAAACCTTCCCTGCTGCGCGCGCGATACGCGCGGGTTTCAATCCCTCATAGGTAGGCTAAAAACGCCCATTTTGTCCACCGTCAGCACTTCGCTCAGCCCGTTTCAATCCCTCATAGGTAGGCTAAAAACCATTCACCATTGTGGCTGGTGCCACGGCGTATTTGGTTTCAATCCCTCATAGGTAGGCTAAAAACGTGAACCATTGTAGTGAATTCGGCTTCATTTTCACGGGTTTCAATCCCTCATAGGTAGGCTAAAAACGCGATACGTCGGCGACCAACCAGCGCCATTCCTCATAGTTTCAATCCCTCATAGGTAGGCTAAAAACCGTCGCGACGCGCATGGCTTGTCTTTGTGCTGTCAGGGTTTCAATCCCTCATAGGTAGGCTAAAAACGCCACCCTTTTCCAACTCGCGCGCCCATTCGGCGGGCGACGTTTCAATCCCTCATAGGTAGGCTAAAAACGTGGAAGCAAGCGCCAAAAGAGGGCTTTTACGCGCCTGTTTCAATCCCTCATAGGTAGGCTAAAAACCCCCACAATCCCTTGAAGCCACGGCATCACGTCAACACGTTTCAATCCCTCATAGGTAGGCTAAAAACTCAAACTATCCGTTGGACGGCGCGAGTGTTCCGATTTGTTTCAATCCCTCATAGGTAGGCTAAAAACGTTGGTCGAATACGTGCCACCTTTTGCCGCGTGGTAGTTTCAATCCCTCATAGGTAGGCTAAAAACGGTCATACAGGTCGTTGAGACGCTGCCGTATGAGCGGTTTCAATCCCTCATAGGTAGGCTAAAAACCATGCTCGAAGACGGTCTCGACGAATTTGATTCCGACGTTTCAATCCCTCATAGGTAGGCTAAAAACAATGCATAAGCGCGTCAATGAACATGTTTTGGTCGAGGTTTCAATCCCTCATAGGTAGGCTAAAAACATGATGCTATTGTCGCCCTTGCTGAGGCGTATCGGGTTTCAATCCCTCATAGGTAGGCTAAAAACTTCAACGCTGACGGCCACAATGCGCGTTGCAACGCATGTTTCAATCCCTCATAGGTAGGCTAAAAACTTTCCTCAACGTTCTTGCGGTATCGCCACCATCAGGTTATGTTTCAATCCCTCATAGGTAGGCTAAAAACCACGCGCCACTACTGTAATCGTGTATGTTTTGCTCGTTTCAATCCCTCATAGGTAGGCTAAAAACAAACTCATTTGCTGACACCATGTTGGGGTTCTCGAGTTTCAATCCCTCATAGGTAGGCTAAAAACTTTTCCTCTCGATTGACCACCCATTTTACCTTTTCGTTTCAATCCCTCATAGGTAGGCTAAAAACGGTTGATTTTGTGGCTTCGCAATCCTTTTTGGCTCTTGAGTTTCAATCCCTCATAGGTAGGCTAAAAACACAATTACCAGGAGCAAAGCCGGAAACCAAAGCCAGTTTCAATCCCTCATAGGTAGGCTAAAAACATGAGTAGGATACTTACTAAGCCAAGAGACAGGAGGTTTCAATCCCTCATAGGTAGGCTAAAAACCGTTTGTATCGCACCTCAACGGCGCTGCTTGTGGTGTTTCAATCCCTCATAGGTAGGCTAAAAACGCACACGCCGCACCTCGCGCGCCCAAAGTGAAGCAAGTTTCAATCCCTCATAGGTAGGCTAAAAACCCGTTCGCAGCCCGCCGATTGCTAGCGAAACCAGCCCGTTTCAATCCCTCATAGGTAGGCTAAAAACTGCGCCCAGCCTCAGCAATGCCGATTGTTTGTCCTTGTTTCAATCCCTCATAGGTAGGCTAAAAACCAGCGCCACCTGGACGCGGCGCACGCGCATCCCGTCTTGTTTCAATCCCTCATAGGTAGGCTAAAAACCCGATCCGGTGGAAGATGATGTCCCAGTATGTCTTGTTTCAATCCCTCATAGGTAGGCTAAAAACATACACCTCTCCCCAACCGCTCCATTGTTCCTGTTGCGTTTCAATCCCTCATAGGTAGGCTAAAAACTTTCCAATCTTCAAACAGATGTGGTCGTGGAGGTGTCGTTTCAATCCCTCATAGGTAGGCTAAAAACGCCGTCCACTCCACGCCATCCCATTGCCCTGTTTGCCCGTTTCAATCCCTCATAGGTAGGCTAAAAACCAAAATTTGCGTAGATTTGACATGCCGCTCGAGAGGCAAAATACTTGAGAAAAATGTTTTTGTCAAATAAATTTGCATTCCAAAGCCTTTTTTCTACACTCTTCATGTCGTCTATCTCATAGGCTTCAAGCACTATTTCACTTCGACGACATCCCTGTATCCAACCAACTCCGTGAAAATGTCTCCAATCTATCCTTTAGCGACTTCGACCATAAGGGGGAAAGCCAAAAATGTATGTGATCATGGTTTATGATGTCAACGTCCAACGTGTCTCAAAAGTGCTTCACATTGGCCGACGATATTTAACGTGGGTGCAAAACTCCGTTATGGAAGGCTCGCTCACCAATGCGCAATTCAAACGCCTGAAATCTGAAATCCGACAGGTGATTGAGGAAGATGAAGATAGCGTGCTCTTTTATACAATACGCTCTCCCAAAGATGTTCGCCGAGAGGAGATCGGCATTGCCAAAGGCACTCCTTCCAATTTTGTGTAATCCTCTCATTTTCACCAACGCAAATGAAACGGGGTGTATGGCTTTTCACCCATCAAATGTTTCTCGATTTTATACAACTCCAATCGAATGGCGCGACGATAAGAAACATTCCGTCTAAGCCCTCTATGTCGAAATGTGCTTGCCAATCGCTTTTCCCACGCTTCTAAAAAAACACGTCGTCCCCGATCATTGAGATACAAACCCTCTAACTCTTCACTAAAATCCCGACTTTGAATTTGCTTCTTTGCCACAAGGCTAAAAATAACACGATCAACAAGAGCAGGTTTAAAAATTTCAGCCACATCTAAGTTTAAAGAAAAACGGCGAAAGTTTGTTGCATGCAAAAAGCCAATACGTGGGTCCAGATGCGTATGATAAATCTCGGAAAGTACGGCTGTGTAGAGAAGAGAATTGCCAAAAGAAATCAATGCATTGATGCGATTGCGCGGAGGACGGCGAGAACGTTGCTCAAAGGCAAAATCAGGATCGTCCAAAATAATGTCAAACGCGCTATAGTAGGCTTCGCGTGCCTGCCCCTCTGCTTGCATCAAGGCAGCAATATCATGGAGGTCATCAAGGCGTGAACGGTGGCTTTCAATAGATGATTCTACATTTTCCAGCGGCTTTCCTCGGTTTCGATAGTAACGAACAACCTTGTAAAGATTGAACAAAGCCCCATCTACAAATCGCCGCGCTAAATCGAGGCGCTTGCACTCATCCAAATAATACTCAGCCTGGCGCAGAATCATATAGCCAGAGTTGTAATGTTCCCGCGGATAGTAAGTACCGATATAATACCCATGGTAATTGTAAAAATGGACCGGAATACGTTGCTGTGTAAGAAAACTGAGTAAACGCTTGTTGAGGTCTATTTCGCCGAAGACATGGATTTCATCCACCTGTTCCACGGGGAAGAATCGTTTACCTTCATCAGTTTCCAGCACCAATGTGTTCTGCTGGCGTCGCAAGCGCCCACTGGAAAGCACATACAAGCGCTGCCCCATGTCAATCCTCCTCGTCACTCCAACAAAACTCACGATACGCACAAGCACGGCAGTAGCGAATGCGTTTCGCCGCAGGTGGCAGAGGCTGTTCCAAGATGGTCTCCACACGCGCCAAGACCTCCGCCAGACGTGCCTCAGCATCAACATCCAGCACCACGCGCTCGCGGCGACGTTCTTCGGGAAAGCGCAATTCCCCTTCGGCCTCCACGCCCATCTCGCGCAGCCGCCAAAGGTAAAAGAGCATCTGCATACGTGTAGCCTCCACAAAGCGAGATGAGGCTTTGATTTCACCCACTACAAGCCGAGTACCCCGACGCTCAACAACATCCAAACGCATTCCCGAGAGACTGATTTCGCGCTTGCGACTGC from Ardenticatena maritima harbors:
- a CDS encoding histone deacetylase family protein, producing the protein MYPVSVWYDDLFLAHAAPHHPERPERLQTIRRHLEQVGLAPHLHWRKPPDATHEHIAAVHSQRHIMQVEQAALRAAAMQRLVYLDPDTYVNAASFDAACRAAGAACAAVEAVATGETKRAMALVRPPGHHATRDQAMGFCLFNNIAIAARHAQRHGLARIFILDWDVHHGNGTQEIFYTDPTVFFFSVHQYPFYPGTGHWREQGADAGKGFTLNVPLPAGMGDAGYMLVWERLLAPALHTFQPDLILVSAGYDAHITDPLGGMRITTAGFAWLAQETMRYAEALGAPVVALLEGGYNPPALAESVEMTIRAMRGEALDAILATLDATPTPDEAAIIEELVRLIQPPPTA
- a CDS encoding MGDG synthase family glycosyltransferase, which gives rise to MKRVLFLIADTGGGHRAAAEALVAALEQVAEPGAVACRIVDFMKETARAPFNRAGDMYGPVVNYAPWLWGLSFYATYPRPVRWIGTTYIEKVYGAGLARIFREERPDIVVSVHGLATTAVARVLRRVAPQTPFVVVVTDLSVAHPFWFCPDATAYYVPSQDVAARARRYGVPASRITVAGQPIHPRFGEPQGHPADLKRAFGLPPDRPLVLIMGGGEGTGPLRAQAEAVAQSGLPLSLMVVCGRNKRLYRRLSAQEWPLPTVVCGFVRDIPTRMAAADVLITKAGPGTIAEALTAGRPLLIGEYIPGQEAGNVSWVVDGGAAFYTPKPSDIIAALHQLFDTAGRPTPRYEAMAAHARRMAQPDAALTIARGLLDLLGDRPAPTPSAAAV
- a CDS encoding MFS transporter, which encodes MTHEEQDAPQSYRDLLRLRTFRTLWMSQTLSQTAKNGIHFVQVVMIDRLTHSSSHVGIMILAFTIPAVIFSALSGIVVDRFSRKRIMIWSNALRILTALSYVFALTFLHGRSLLLWIYLITFCSSALGQFFGPALAAVIPQHVPKRALLLANSLFNITLIATQIFGLLVVFPLVIKVGQALFGVDGGLKLAFLVIALMYAIATWLLTTIPPDQPPRLVGGTASWRKTVRDFREGWAYIRRLPVLWVPLINLTLTALTIMIMALLAPGFAARVLHVNQEDAVYIFAPAGAGLFLGTVLIGRYGGRWRRETLSNTGLVLIGVALGALGLAGWQAQAAQRLVILMTSAISFVLGGGFAMVGIPSQTMLQERTTPHMRGRVFAAQFMAANIVGMPPMLLAGWLADHFGIPTVAVLVGILVLVVATITVALAHRYHFVPTGIAGFGRDGALPPHATGATSADVGWETEVKQEAKREL
- a CDS encoding DUF951 domain-containing protein; translation: MRTVQVHLDDRVEMRKPHPCGGRTWRIVRVGADIGMVCETCGRRVLIPRDVFNKRVKRVLPSQDETATGGVS
- a CDS encoding prolipoprotein diacylglyceryl transferase — encoded protein: MNTAYVWLLLGALGAGGLVAGGMALQAGLSARYLSRLFAGVLVGMAVGARLGAVLGAGGEWRAFLRPDWMMGSAHGALIGALVAWWFAAPGRDRWKIADALASGASVALAVGWLGMLLHPVVYGSLWRGGMLLPDAAGIESARFPLALVASAWYAIVALLLVGIWRVQRHSGFAAWVWLVAFGAQHALLGFVRGDAGVWIGMWRVEQVIGVVEAGAGLLMLAVWRWRLQRH
- the cas2 gene encoding CRISPR-associated endonuclease Cas2 is translated as MYVIMVYDVNVQRVSKVLHIGRRYLTWVQNSVMEGSLTNAQFKRLKSEIRQVIEEDEDSVLFYTIRSPKDVRREEIGIAKGTPSNFV
- the cas1b gene encoding type I-B CRISPR-associated endonuclease Cas1b, which gives rise to MGQRLYVLSSGRLRRQQNTLVLETDEGKRFFPVEQVDEIHVFGEIDLNKRLLSFLTQQRIPVHFYNYHGYYIGTYYPREHYNSGYMILRQAEYYLDECKRLDLARRFVDGALFNLYKVVRYYRNRGKPLENVESSIESHRSRLDDLHDIAALMQAEGQAREAYYSAFDIILDDPDFAFEQRSRRPPRNRINALISFGNSLLYTAVLSEIYHTHLDPRIGFLHATNFRRFSLNLDVAEIFKPALVDRVIFSLVAKKQIQSRDFSEELEGLYLNDRGRRVFLEAWEKRLASTFRHRGLRRNVSYRRAIRLELYKIEKHLMGEKPYTPFHLRW
- the cas4 gene encoding CRISPR-associated protein Cas4, with the protein product MSDRITGTLIWYAMICEREVWLMAHEIEPDRDDARLEWGRFLGEMSYPRSRKREISLSGMRLDVVERRGTRLVVGEIKASSRFVEATRMQMLFYLWRLREMGVEAEGELRFPEERRRERVVLDVDAEARLAEVLARVETILEQPLPPAAKRIRYCRACAYREFCWSDEED